In the genome of Fusarium fujikuroi IMI 58289 draft genome, chromosome FFUJ_chr02, one region contains:
- a CDS encoding probable metalloprotease MEP1: MFLGALLLLLFSDAVAYAQYSDQFSRCAIDNPTSEQRASVKVLEDIEKVTRIETSKHICVDTYIHVVTSNASEAISQRQVAAQFKVLNAAFAPHNISFNLKNTTCTTNSTWAGGGDEIGMKRELRQGDYSTLNLYFVDTARLGKTAALGYCTFPSNTTTGSDVFIRDGCVIAAQSVPGGDAAPYNLGGTAIHEVGHWFSLLHTFENGCDAPGDSVADTPAQGEPTSGCPSRKDTCPDLPGYDPVHNYMDYSYDICYEEFTPGQRLRMHNSWATYRQ, translated from the exons ATGTTTCTCGGagctttgcttctgcttcttttcagCGACGCTGTAGCGTATGCCCAGTACTCAGACCAATTTTCACGCTGCGCCATCGACAATCCTACTTCTGAGCAAAGGGCCAGTGTCAAGGTGCTAGAGGACATTGAGAAGGTGACAAGGATTGAAACTTCAAAACATATCTGTGTCGATACCTACATTCACGTTGTGACCTCAAACGCATCGGAAGCAATTTCGCAACGGCAGGTAGCTGCTCAGTTCAAAGTTCTGAACGCAGCATTCGCACCTCACAATATCTCGTTCAATCTTAAAAACACAACCTGCACTACCAATTCAACATGGGctggcggcggtgatgagatcGGGATGAAGCGAGAGCTGCGTCAGGGCGACTACAGCACCCTCAACCTTTACTTTGTCGACACTGCGAGGCTGGGTAAGACAGCGGCTCTTGGTTATTGTACCTTCCCCTCAAACACCACCACTGGATCTGATGTATTTATCCGCGACGGCTGTGTAATTGCGGCACAGAGTGTTCCCGGTGGTGATGCTGCGCCGTATAACTTGGGCGGCACCGCGATCCATGAGGTCGGACATTGGTTCAGTCTTCTTCACACGTTTGAGAACGGATGCGATGCCCCAGGGGATTCTGTCGCCGATACTCCGGCGCAAGGAGAGCCGACAAGTGGTTGTCCTTCACGAAAGGACACTTGTCCCGACCTACCCGGTTACGATCCGGTTCATAATTACATGGACTATTCATATGA TATCTGCTATGAAGAGTTTACCCCCGGCCAAAGACTCCGGATGCACAACTCTTGGGCTACGTATCGTCAGTGA